A segment of the Echinicola strongylocentroti genome:
TATGAAACAAACACAGGGTCCGGTAGATGATCAGACCGCATGGAAGTTTCGGCAGATGGTAGGTGCGGCAATAGATGATTGATGATCAATGAAATGTAATGATGAAAGCCACCTTGATGACGAGGTGGCTTTTTTTGTGATGTGACTGATTTTTTAGTACATTTCTATATGGATACCTCTGAAAAAGATCGCAATAAAGTCGCGGAGCCTGACGTCGAGTACGGTCATTATTCCTATGCAGACTACCTGACGTGGCAGATGGATGAGATGGTGGAGCTGATCAAGGGCAAGGTGTTCAAGAAAGCCGCAGCAGCTCCTCGCCGGATTCACCAGAAGGTCTCAAATGAGTTGGCATATTTACTGACGGACTATTTGAAAGAGCAGCATTGTGAGGTGTATTCGGCACCCTTTGATGTACGGCTTCCTCAGCAGTCCAAGGCGGATAAGGATATTACCACGGTTGTCCAGCCAGACTTGTGTGTGATCTGTGATCGGGCAAAACTGGATGATCGAGGATGTATCGGAGCGCCTGACTTGGTAGTGGAGATCCTTTCCCCAGGCAATAACCGTTTGGAGCTCCAAAACAAGTACGAGCTGTACCAGGAAAGTGGAGTGAAAGAATACTGGATCATTCATCCTGATGAACAGACGCTGTTGGTTTACACATTGGTAAATGGAAAGTATGTTCCTTCACAATTGATGACCAGTGGAGATATGGTACGGTCTAAAGCCGTTGAAGGATTTGAGCTGGATTTGGAGGATTTCTTTTCCAGAATGAAATAGCCAAAAGATGACAAAGGATTTAAAAACACCAGAAACAGATAAGAACAAAGTTGCGGAGCCTGACGTCGAGTACGGTCATTATTCCTATGCAGACTACCTGACGTGGCAGATGGATGAGATGGTGGAGCTGATCAAGGGCAAGGTGTTCAAGAAAGCCGCCGCAGCCCCTCGCCGGATTCACCAAAAAGTCGCAGTGGAGTTGACAAAGCGATGGGCGGTGTTTTTGGAAGGGAAGGTTTGTGAGGTGTATTCAGCGCCATTTGATGTACGGCTTCCTCAGCAGTCCAAGGCGGATAAGGATATTACCACGGTTGTCCAGCCAGACTTGTGTGTGATCTGTGATCGGGCGAAACTGGATGATCGAGGATGTATCGGAGCACCTGATTTGGTAATGGAGATCCTTTCCCCAGGCAATAACCGTTTGGAGCTCCAAAACAAGTACGAGCTGTACCAGGAAAGTGGCGTGAAAGAATATTGGATCATTCATCCTGATGAACAGACGCTATTGGTTTACACATTGGTAAAAGGAAAGTATGTCCCATCACAATTGATGACCAGTGGAGATATGGTACGGTCTAAAGCCGTTGAAGGATTTGAGCTGGATTTGGAGGATTTCTTTTCCAAGATTAAATAGTTGACTTTTATATATCCATAAACTCTTTCAGGGCGGCCTTTACTCTGCTGAGAATGGCGGTATTTTTGGCGCTATCGGAAAATACCTCAATGATTTTAGGTCTGATCGAGGGGGAGTAAAAAACCGTAAGTCCATCGTTCAGCTCGTTTTCAGTTTTGACTGGCGTATAGTCAAAGTCAAAATCCTTGGCCAGGTTTTCGGCATTTAGCTGTTGTTTGGTTTCAAAAAACTCTTCCAGCTCGGGTTGCTGGCTAGGGCCATTGATGATGCGGAATATGCCGCCAGCATGATTGTTGAGCAGGATGATTCTGAGGTTGTTCACCGTATAGTTATGCCAAAATGCATTCCTGTCATAAAAAAAAGCCATGTCTCCTGTGATCAAGGTGACATATTCTTTGGTGGTCAACGCACAGCCAACGGCGGTCGAGTTGGATCCATCTATTCCGCTAGTTCCCCTGTTACAGATGATTTCTTGTGGTCTTGCTCCCAAGAAGTTTACGTAGCGAACGGCCATGCTGTTGGCTAGGTGGAGTTTTGACTGTTGAGGGAGCTGTTGAAGTACGTGGTAAATTGCTTTCCATTCACCAAAATCAGCCTTCTCTAGCCCTTGTTGGAGGGCTGTTTTTATTTTTTTATCGCTTTCATGCCAGCGATTATAAAAATCAAGGTCGCTGGAGATATTTGACTGAATAAGCAATTCCAAAAAGGCTGTAGGAGAAGTGTGAATGATCTTGTTTAGCCCTTGGTAAGTGTCAGGGGAATATCCCGCAGGCTGTATGTGCCAATGATCGGCTCCCGAACTTCGTAAGAAGTTTTTTAGAGGTTTTGAGATAATTGACTTTCCAAAACTAATTACCAGATCAGGAGCAAGTAAAGCATGTTCTGATATTGGGAGCAATTGGTCATGAAAGGTGACGGTCTCCTCGGATTGCATATTGGAAATGGTGTCACTGACCACGACCACCTTTTGTTTCTTGGCCAAGAGGTTGAGAAGAGCCAAGGTGTGTTCGTCTGGTGATTGTTGTCCAGGGACAATGAGGATTCTGTGAAACCGGCCAAGGTTATTGGCTAGTTGTGCAATGGATTCATTGCTAAGTATGGGGGCATTCCCCAATTTATCTATTATGGGAATGGGATGCGAATAGTCAAATTGTTCCTGTTGTTCTGGATAAAAAGGTTCCCTTAATGGGATGTTGATGTGGACAGGGCCTTTTGGGTAGTCCGATGCCGTATTGATGGCCTCATTGGTGATTCTATGCGCATGCCATACTTTGTCTTTGTGGGAGAAGTCGTCCGGAAAATCAAAATCATCCTTGACATGCCTGCCGTATATGTTTTTTTGACGAATTGTCTGACCATCCCATTGGTCTATCCATTCTGGAGGCCTGTCAGCAGTGATGACGATGAGGGGGATTTGCTGGAAGTAAGCTTCAGCAATAGCTGGTGCATAATTGAG
Coding sequences within it:
- a CDS encoding Uma2 family endonuclease translates to MDTSEKDRNKVAEPDVEYGHYSYADYLTWQMDEMVELIKGKVFKKAAAAPRRIHQKVSNELAYLLTDYLKEQHCEVYSAPFDVRLPQQSKADKDITTVVQPDLCVICDRAKLDDRGCIGAPDLVVEILSPGNNRLELQNKYELYQESGVKEYWIIHPDEQTLLVYTLVNGKYVPSQLMTSGDMVRSKAVEGFELDLEDFFSRMK
- a CDS encoding Uma2 family endonuclease; the encoded protein is MTKDLKTPETDKNKVAEPDVEYGHYSYADYLTWQMDEMVELIKGKVFKKAAAAPRRIHQKVAVELTKRWAVFLEGKVCEVYSAPFDVRLPQQSKADKDITTVVQPDLCVICDRAKLDDRGCIGAPDLVMEILSPGNNRLELQNKYELYQESGVKEYWIIHPDEQTLLVYTLVKGKYVPSQLMTSGDMVRSKAVEGFELDLEDFFSKIK
- the menD gene encoding 2-succinyl-5-enolpyruvyl-6-hydroxy-3-cyclohexene-1-carboxylic-acid synthase, whose product is MIIQPIIDLVAICARKGIKNVILSPGSRCAPISIAFARHPEIHCRSISDERSAAFVALGIAQQLKKPVVLVCTSGTAALNYAPAIAEAYFQQIPLIVITADRPPEWIDQWDGQTIRQKNIYGRHVKDDFDFPDDFSHKDKVWHAHRITNEAINTASDYPKGPVHINIPLREPFYPEQQEQFDYSHPIPIIDKLGNAPILSNESIAQLANNLGRFHRILIVPGQQSPDEHTLALLNLLAKKQKVVVVSDTISNMQSEETVTFHDQLLPISEHALLAPDLVISFGKSIISKPLKNFLRSSGADHWHIQPAGYSPDTYQGLNKIIHTSPTAFLELLIQSNISSDLDFYNRWHESDKKIKTALQQGLEKADFGEWKAIYHVLQQLPQQSKLHLANSMAVRYVNFLGARPQEIICNRGTSGIDGSNSTAVGCALTTKEYVTLITGDMAFFYDRNAFWHNYTVNNLRIILLNNHAGGIFRIINGPSQQPELEEFFETKQQLNAENLAKDFDFDYTPVKTENELNDGLTVFYSPSIRPKIIEVFSDSAKNTAILSRVKAALKEFMDI